From the Arthrobacter sp. PM3 genome, one window contains:
- a CDS encoding exodeoxyribonuclease VII small subunit, translated as MAAEPTPNADIEALSYEDAREQLVGVVGKLEAGGASLEESLALWERGEALAKRCEEWLEGARKRLAAAREQAAEEGQ; from the coding sequence ATGGCAGCAGAACCCACCCCCAACGCCGACATCGAGGCACTGAGCTACGAGGACGCGCGCGAACAGCTGGTCGGCGTGGTCGGCAAACTGGAGGCCGGCGGCGCCAGCCTGGAGGAATCACTCGCGCTGTGGGAGCGCGGCGAGGCCCTGGCCAAGCGCTGCGAGGAATGGCTGGAGGGCGCCCGCAAGCGGCTCGCCGCGGCACGCGAACAGGCGGCCGAGGAGGGCCAGTAA